The Methylomicrobium agile genome has a segment encoding these proteins:
- a CDS encoding acyl-CoA dehydrogenase family protein has product MFDTAEQLAAEFAATAVERDRQGGTAKAERDRLRQSGLLNLIIPGEYGGHGLDWHDTLRIVRLISRADSSLGHLFGFQHLLLATVRLFGDQWPHYYRETVKNHWFWGNTLNPLDTRAKISADGQDWLVHGSKSFCSGATDSDHLIVSAVPEAGDKLVIAAIPSDRAGLRINADWDNMGQRQTDSGTVDFHGVRIYDHEILRRPGPLGSVFATLRPLIAQLVLTNIYLGIGEGALAEAIGYTRSQARAWFLSGVESATRDPYVLKKYGEFWVDLNAAAQATDYAANLLDAAWRLENALTEAERGNVAIACAAAKVLATRAGLDVTQRLFEVTGARATSAKAGFDRYWRNLRTHSLHDPVDYKLLDLGEWVLNGKSPTPSFYS; this is encoded by the coding sequence TTGTTTGATACCGCCGAGCAACTGGCGGCGGAATTTGCCGCCACCGCCGTCGAACGCGACCGGCAGGGCGGAACGGCGAAAGCCGAACGCGATCGCTTGCGTCAAAGCGGCCTGTTGAATCTGATTATTCCCGGCGAATACGGCGGCCACGGCCTGGATTGGCACGACACCTTGCGGATCGTGCGCCTCATTTCCAGGGCCGACAGTTCGCTCGGGCACTTGTTCGGCTTTCAGCATTTACTGCTGGCCACCGTGCGTTTGTTCGGTGACCAGTGGCCGCATTACTATCGGGAAACGGTTAAAAACCACTGGTTTTGGGGCAATACGCTGAATCCTCTGGATACCCGCGCCAAGATCAGCGCCGACGGCCAGGATTGGCTGGTGCATGGATCGAAAAGCTTTTGTTCCGGCGCCACCGACTCCGACCATTTGATCGTCTCGGCCGTGCCGGAAGCGGGCGACAAATTGGTGATCGCGGCCATTCCCAGCGACCGCGCCGGCCTCCGGATCAACGCGGATTGGGACAATATGGGCCAGCGCCAGACCGACAGCGGCACGGTGGATTTTCACGGCGTGCGCATTTACGACCATGAAATTTTACGCCGGCCAGGCCCCTTGGGCAGCGTGTTCGCGACCTTGCGGCCGCTGATCGCGCAATTGGTGTTGACCAATATTTACCTGGGCATCGGCGAAGGCGCCCTGGCCGAAGCGATCGGTTACACGCGCAGCCAAGCGCGCGCCTGGTTTTTGTCGGGCGTGGAAAGCGCGACCCGCGACCCTTACGTGCTCAAAAAATACGGCGAGTTCTGGGTCGATTTGAATGCCGCCGCGCAAGCAACCGACTATGCCGCCAATTTGCTGGATGCCGCCTGGCGGCTGGAAAATGCGCTGACCGAGGCCGAGCGCGGCAACGTGGCGATCGCCTGCGCGGCGGCCAAAGTCCTGGCCACGCGGGCGGGCCTGGACGTAACCCAGCGCCTGTTCGAAGTCACCGGTGCGCGGGCCACCAGCGCCAAAGCCGGGTTCGACCGCTACTGGCGCAATCTGCGCACCCATTCGCTGCATGATCCGGTGGATTATAAGCTGCTGGACCTTGGCGAATGGGTGTTGAACGGCAAGTCTCCCACGCCGAGTTTTTACTCCTGA
- the sfnG gene encoding dimethylsulfone monooxygenase SfnG, whose product MSHTPIKFAYWVPNVSGGLLISKIEQRTRWDIDYNRKLAQIAEQNGFEYALSQIRFTAGYGAEYQHEPLAFTHALLAATEKLRIIAAILPGPWHPVVAAKQIATIDQLTGGRIAVNIVSGWFKSEFTAIGEPWLEHDERYRRSEEFIRALKGIWTQDDFSFLGDFYRFHNYTLKPKPLQQPRPEIFQGGSSRAARDMASRVSDWYFTNGNTLEGIKAQVDDIRAKAEGEGHAVKIGVNAFVIARDTEAEARAVLDEIIDKADPDAVNAFGREVRQAGKASPEGEGNWAKSTFEDLVQYNDGFKTNLIGTPEQIAERIVALKAAGVDLVLTGFLHFQEEVEYFGQRVIPLVRALESQHADPVAA is encoded by the coding sequence ATGAGCCACACCCCAATCAAATTCGCCTACTGGGTACCCAACGTTAGCGGCGGCCTCTTGATCAGCAAAATCGAGCAGCGCACCCGTTGGGACATCGACTATAACCGCAAGCTCGCGCAAATCGCCGAGCAAAACGGCTTCGAATACGCGCTGAGCCAGATCCGCTTTACCGCCGGTTACGGCGCGGAGTATCAGCACGAGCCGCTTGCCTTCACGCATGCCTTGCTGGCAGCCACCGAGAAGCTGCGGATCATCGCGGCGATTCTGCCGGGACCTTGGCATCCCGTCGTGGCGGCCAAGCAGATCGCAACCATCGACCAGTTGACCGGCGGCCGCATCGCGGTCAATATCGTCAGCGGCTGGTTCAAATCCGAATTCACCGCGATCGGCGAGCCGTGGCTGGAGCATGACGAACGCTATCGCCGTTCCGAGGAATTCATTCGCGCGCTGAAAGGGATTTGGACGCAGGACGATTTCAGCTTTTTGGGCGACTTCTACCGCTTTCACAACTACACCTTGAAACCCAAGCCCTTGCAGCAACCGCGCCCGGAGATTTTCCAGGGCGGCAGTTCCCGTGCGGCGCGGGACATGGCATCCCGCGTGTCGGATTGGTATTTCACCAACGGCAACACGCTGGAGGGCATCAAGGCGCAGGTCGACGACATTCGCGCGAAGGCCGAAGGCGAAGGGCATGCGGTCAAAATCGGCGTCAATGCGTTCGTGATCGCCAGGGACACCGAGGCGGAAGCGCGCGCGGTGCTCGATGAAATCATCGATAAAGCCGATCCGGACGCGGTCAACGCCTTTGGCCGTGAAGTCAGGCAAGCCGGCAAAGCGTCGCCGGAAGGCGAAGGCAATTGGGCCAAGTCCACTTTCGAGGATTTGGTGCAATACAACGACGGCTTTAAAACCAATCTGATCGGCACGCCCGAACAAATCGCCGAACGTATCGTGGCGTTAAAAGCGGCGGGCGTCGACTTGGTGCTGACCGGCTTTCTGCATTTCCAGGAAGAAGTCGAATATTTCGGACAGCGGGTGATACCTTTGGTCCGGGCATTGGAATCGCAACACGCCGACCCGGTGGCCGCCTAA
- a CDS encoding acyl-CoA dehydrogenase family protein, with translation MSVIDYEKIRSDIRALVDEVIRPNAERTDQGHFPRENLNALGQAGWNGVLIPQEYGGLGLDHVAFSIVAEEIGRACASTGLVYVMHTGAAQTINLFGNRDQKERWLKPARDGLVGTYSTSEKASGGHWWFNFSEAARDGDDHYLLNAEKSFTTSAGQADYYIFQTRSPGAKSATDISFFIVDSKLDGITHGTWEALGVRGNHSGPITYKDVRVQSIDRLGEEGQGKDIVYHGVSPVYLVGLGAVWHGVARAALEKASAHLTGNIHRDFNRKLSDYQVLRQQLGESKILVESLRPWQHELARQLDQLQAAGQPQGQILLPLTEFKVHAAEVANISARNALDVSGGYGYKKGPIERIFRDARAGIGMGPSNNIAREWIGKALVGLPLELFEAGGE, from the coding sequence ATGTCTGTCATCGATTACGAAAAAATCCGCTCCGACATTCGCGCATTGGTTGACGAGGTCATCAGGCCCAATGCCGAACGTACCGACCAGGGGCACTTTCCCCGCGAGAACCTGAACGCCCTCGGCCAGGCAGGTTGGAACGGCGTACTGATTCCGCAGGAATACGGCGGCTTGGGCCTCGACCATGTCGCTTTTTCGATCGTGGCCGAAGAGATCGGCCGCGCCTGCGCCTCCACCGGCTTGGTTTATGTGATGCACACCGGCGCGGCACAGACCATCAATTTGTTCGGCAACCGCGACCAAAAAGAGCGCTGGCTGAAGCCGGCCCGCGACGGTTTGGTCGGCACCTATTCGACCAGCGAAAAAGCCTCGGGCGGACACTGGTGGTTCAATTTTAGCGAGGCGGCTCGGGATGGCGACGATCACTACCTGCTCAATGCCGAAAAATCGTTTACCACCAGCGCCGGACAGGCCGATTACTATATTTTTCAAACCCGTTCGCCGGGCGCGAAAAGCGCGACCGACATCAGTTTCTTCATCGTCGATTCCAAACTCGACGGCATTACGCACGGTACCTGGGAGGCGCTCGGCGTGCGCGGCAACCACAGTGGGCCGATCACTTACAAAGACGTGCGCGTTCAAAGCATCGATCGCCTCGGCGAGGAAGGGCAAGGCAAGGACATCGTTTACCACGGCGTCTCGCCGGTTTATCTGGTCGGCCTCGGCGCGGTCTGGCACGGCGTGGCGCGAGCGGCGCTGGAAAAAGCTTCCGCCCATCTGACCGGCAACATCCATCGCGATTTCAACCGCAAGTTGTCCGACTACCAGGTGCTGCGCCAGCAATTGGGCGAATCCAAAATCCTGGTCGAAAGCCTGCGCCCCTGGCAACACGAACTGGCGCGGCAACTGGACCAGTTACAGGCGGCCGGTCAACCGCAAGGGCAAATCCTGTTGCCGTTGACCGAATTCAAGGTGCACGCGGCGGAGGTTGCCAATATTTCGGCGCGCAACGCGCTCGATGTCAGCGGCGGCTACGGATACAAGAAAGGGCCGATCGAACGGATCTTCCGCGACGCCCGCGCCGGCATCGGCATGGGGCCGTCGAACAACATTGCCCGCGAGTGGATCGGCAAGGCGCTGGTCGGGCTGCCGCTGGAACTGTTCGAGGCGGGCGGCGAGTAG
- the msuE gene encoding FMN reductase, with amino-acid sequence MSTLKVVVVSGNLGQPSKTLALAGQIVEAVKQRAAVDVLTYSLADLAPVFGPARHPGELNDFGKEVLQAIGAADILVAVTPVYKGSYTGLFKHLFDFLDPNALIDVPVVLGATGGGEKHALMIEHQLRPLFGFFGAQTVPSGIYASEQNFDGTRFGHPVVLERINAAAQQAVTAARTRSQQLPLPRIA; translated from the coding sequence ATGAGCACATTAAAAGTTGTAGTGGTCTCGGGCAATCTGGGGCAGCCGTCCAAGACTCTGGCATTGGCCGGACAAATCGTGGAGGCGGTCAAGCAGCGGGCCGCCGTTGACGTTCTCACCTATAGCCTGGCCGATCTTGCGCCGGTGTTCGGCCCCGCCCGCCATCCGGGCGAGCTGAACGACTTCGGCAAAGAGGTGCTGCAAGCCATCGGCGCGGCCGATATTCTGGTGGCGGTCACGCCGGTTTATAAAGGCTCCTATACCGGCCTGTTCAAGCACCTATTTGATTTTCTGGACCCGAATGCGCTGATTGACGTGCCGGTCGTCCTCGGAGCCACCGGCGGCGGCGAAAAACATGCGCTGATGATCGAGCATCAATTGCGCCCCTTGTTCGGCTTTTTTGGTGCGCAAACGGTTCCTTCCGGTATTTACGCCAGCGAACAAAACTTCGACGGCACGCGGTTCGGCCATCCTGTCGTACTCGAACGCATCAACGCCGCGGCGCAGCAGGCGGTGACCGCCGCGCGCACCCGCTCGCAACAACTTCCGTTACCACGCATCGCTTAA